CAGTCTACCACAGCACCTTATCATGGTCATTACATCACATGGTCAGTCCATACCAGACCTTTGTAATCACTTCACAAattgttaaatatttaaatttctgtgagtgatttttatgtatgtgagatatatgggtgtatgtgtgtttgttgtgttatggttgtctaagcttGTGGATGCCTAAAATGtccctcgggatgaataaagtatctatctatctatctatctatctatgtatgatGATGAAAAGAATATGGTTTGGTGTTAAAATGTGACGTTACATCACTTCCGGTTAGACACGTGACGCTGAATGTGACGTGGCTCCGTTTGTTCCGTGGAGTTAGTGTAAGAGCCAGGTGTAGTTCTGTTATTTTGAACACATTTCCCTTTAGTCACTTATGGTGATTAGGGCAGCGTGCGGGGGCGGAGGAAGCAAGAGTCATATCCGTTCACCTGTTTTGGTTTTGTGAATGGGAGAGGGGGCGGGAGGGGTGGGAGAGGGGGCGGGGGGTTGGGCGGGGGAAGTCATAGTTTAGCTGGCCGCTGTTTTCCCGCTTTACATATCCCGTTGATCGTGACTTTTGGACAGCATTTCGTTGGATGCATGATCATTATCAGTTAgttagtagggctgcaactaacgattattttcataatcgattcatctgttcattattttctcgattaatcgattagttgtttgggctataaaatgtcagaaaatagtcagaaatgtggatcagtgtttcccaaaaagcccaagatgaggtcctcaaatgtcttgttttgtccacaactcaaagatattcagtttaatgtcacagaggagagaagaaactagaacaatattcacattaaacacagctggaatcagagaattttttacttttgtcttaaaaaaaattgactcaaaccgactaatcgattatcaaaatagttggcgattaatttaaaagtcgacaactaatcgattaatcgattaatcgttgcagctctattaGTTAGTCCCCTACTCAGCCTCTCGGCAGCTAAAAATTGAGTTTCAGATAGTTGCCTATATatagtttcattttcaaacagaCACGGAGCCGGTCCCCTGGGTGCGAGTCCTGTTTCTGCTTCCTCATGCAGAACTTGGCACTCTATACTACGTCACCTtgcttcctgctttgctccggTCACAGCTACcatggccactagagggctccgccACTTTAAAACCTAAACAtaggtcgtaattgctgcttgtaaCGACTTATGTGgccgttttttctttttttcggGCAGATGAAGGTCTCCGTTTACCTGCGAGAGTGAGCAGCACCTCTCCGTCCTGGTTCTGCTCCCCGACGGGCGCCGCCAGGTGACAGGTGTACAGTCCGGCGTCACCGCACGTCACGTTGGTCAGGATGATGTTGCGGGACTCGCCGAGCAGCATCACCTCTCGCTCCACGCCGCTGTACCAACGCGTGGGGCCGTCCGGGAGGTCTTTGGTCAAAAGGCCGCTGAGACGAGAGGACGGAGGCTCTCCGACCTGGGACAAACATCGGGACTTTGTTAGAGTCGTGTGCAACTACGCTGTTCAACGTGAAAACCATTTGCACTAAAAACTGTAATCAGTGGTGGGATGTAACTGAGCCGACCATAACACACCAAATGTTAAACTATAAAGTAACATAACAGAAAGCAAGactaaaaaaacaattgatGTTATCGTAAATTTGAAGTCTAAAtaatagggctgtcctcgactaaagaaattcttagtcgactaacaattttacaattttgtcaactaatcgattagttgattgagtttctccacaattaatcctgcaaaagcaccactttaaatcttgtgtttactataaatgtgctcataagtttcttggaaatgactAATTAAGCataaataagcataaaaaatgactaatcgactaagaggtggcagccctactaaaTACTATTCATActtcatactattcatcctgaacatacacttattctcactactcttataatgttactgTTTCTGCACTACAGCGATACTGTttccacactgcacatagctgtacatactgtacacatctgtctatatggttcatactgaaaatccatattttattctgtttttcttataatacattctgttaatacactgcatttatctatattattcttactactattataatgttactgctactacattgaACATATCTGCACGTTGTTCattcattgttcatattacatagccatattaattctgctcttataaggtaactgctaatacactgcacatatttatatttaatttatattactccACTAGCcaatattgtgctttttactccactacatgtatATGACAACATCAGTTACTTTGCACATTCAGATTATTAGGAGTTTTTGAAATTGGCTCCACATGGATGAACATTAAAATGCTCTTATACTTATTTGTTAGtgattaaaaatgaatgtaCATATGTTTTATAATAATGTAACACTGAGCAAGAAGTCATTCTGCACACTAagtgcttttacttttgatgctttaagtacattttgctgataagaacttttttttttactgaagtaTTATTTTGAATTCAGGACTTTTATTTGTTCTAGTTGTGTTATTTTGGTATTTTCAGGCTTTTCCCCCCTCTGCTAATATCTCTATAAATACTTCCTTCACTGTGACCGTTTTTACTTCAATAGCTGCCAGAAACAAAGTCTATCTATAAACACAAGTTGGTACCAGGGCTGCACTTTCAGAAGCAGAGTGAAACAGAAAGAAGGCTAAAGAATTTGAATTCAATCCAGCCAATGAGAAGTGGTTTCTCCTTCCTGGAGCATTTTACACTATACAATCTAAACGACAATAAAGTAGTTTTGTTCTTAAGTTGACATAAGTGCAGTCCTTTACCTTGTACCACCTCACAGCTCTGTACTGGACACCGGGCTTGGACTTAGCCGTGCACTGAAGATCACAGTCCGCACCGGAATACGATACAACCTGCAATGTGTTGTCGGGGACCGCCATGCCCGCAGCGAGACACACACCTGGCggggacacaaaaacacatccaattataataatataatgtggGTAAAACCTTCAATATTAAGAGGTTTAACTTAAGACACAGAAAAGACACTCAATACGTTAAAGTACTTCTGTCTATTGGCActattagcctcgtgagaccgtcctaatctcgcgagctccagttttcggTCCATCTGGCGGAGTGGTCTGGTTATGGCATAGATATATAAGGTTATGGCACAATAGCTATCACTTACAGATGcagtccgttcttcttttaaaCACAGCAGGTATACAGTAACTATCGGATTAAATGTACATGCAGTGACTTAGATTACAATGCATTATTAAACGTTAAATAgtgaatgttttaaaaaaaaagtatagccTACTTACACAACAGCGACAACAGCAGAGGAAGGTTCATAATTTCTGGAGACATGATgatgaatgatgatgatgatgatgaggatgatgaagaATACGACTCAGAAGCTTTGAGAAGTTTCTGAGACCGCCGTGTcccttttatatactgtatgtggggAAATGAAAGCAATACAAAGGCGTGTGGGCGTGGGTTAGGGACATAAAAGGCCGTGAGTAACGTGCCCTCTGTTTCCTacttttttgttgatgttgcagGCAGCGAGTACTAGCCATTCAGGGATGAGTTccctaatgaatattcatgagtcttcccctaccatgctgcaaaaaaaataaaaaaattctgcCTGTGGTGATTATCATCTCATTAGCACTATAGCTATGTGCGGCAACGCTGTTAAATATTTCGTCAGCTCACTTCTTTTAGGTGAGTAAGTAAACAATCTTAATCTC
This window of the Perca flavescens isolate YP-PL-M2 chromosome 6, PFLA_1.0, whole genome shotgun sequence genome carries:
- the cd83 gene encoding CD83 antigen — encoded protein: MSPEIMNLPLLLSLLCVCLAAGMAVPDNTLQVVSYSGADCDLQCTAKSKPGVQYRAVRWYKVGEPPSSRLSGLLTKDLPDGPTRWYSGVEREVMLLGESRNIILTNVTCGDAGLYTCHLAAPVGEQNQDGEVLLTLADCVDLPTENLMTDTYLVISATVVLMLALVIFLISYGSLKNMIKEGNRRTIKETVLKAPLKPLNKEDLKLIYTLGPKVSKAPTMKHVCV